The following is a genomic window from bacterium.
ATCCCGGGCTCAATAGGTGGAGGGCCAGGGTGCCGCAAGCTCTTCGTGAAGCTCGGCGGCGGATCGTTGACGCCCGCGCTAACTCAAGGCACCGAGCCGCTTTCTTTCGTGCCGTTGACATTGACGACATTATTAGCCACGGGTCTTTGGCTCGATTAGGGTAATGCAGGGACTTTCCCGCTGGCACCGTAGGGACGCCGAGTTCCAATCTGCCCTTGGGGGGAGTTCGGGATACATGTTCGCGGGTTCAGAGCTGATCCGGTCCCCTCGCATGCGCGCCATCGCACTCCACTCCGGCTCCCCCGGAACACGATTCGCCGCGTATTTAGGCAATCCGTGCGCGTTGTGGCCACAATGTTGGGACCGATCGAGAGAGGTCGGCCGCGGTCTCAACGTCGCAGCACTATCGTTCCAGACGCAATAGCATGTCTGGCCGACGATCAAACTGTGCAGTGTGCGGCGGAAGCGCACGTGTCTGGTTTAATGAGTTTCGGAAGTGCACATCATGCGGGTTCGCTTGGATGTCGGACATGCCATCCAGCTCGCAGCTTGACGACTTCTACCGTGATAACCCACTTGATCCGGAGTGGGACTCATTCATTTCAACAGCTGAATGGCCCTCCAACTTCTATGAGCATCGATTGCGAAGAATCGAGAGGTTTGTGTCGCCGGGCGCATTGCTTGATGTTGGAGTTGGCTTCGGTCGGTTTTTGGAAGTGGCACACTCACGTTGGCCTAGGGTGGTGGGTCTCGACATCACCCCAAGGGTCGTCGAGTACGTACTACGTAACCGCGGATTAAAAGTGGATCTCGGAGTCCTTCGGGATCTCCGTTACGGCTCATCCACCTTCGACTGCATCCACATGAAAGACGTAATCGAGCACATGCCAGATGCAATGGAGAACCTGGCTGAGTGCGCGAGAATCGCGCGTCCGGGAGCCGTCCTCGTAATCGAGACACTAAACATTGACTCAATCTACGCACGTGCACGAGGCGCGGCATATCGAGGGTTCGTTCCAGGACACGTAGCGTTCTTCGGGCCCAGGTCCATTCGAACGGCGCTGGAGCGAACCGGTTTCAAACTCATGAAGCTCTACGCAGGTGATGAAATTCCCCTCAAGAACTATTCACGCCTTCGCCCGAAGAGAATGATCGCGAAGCGCGTCGCAAAACGAATTCATTTCGGCGAACTGTATTTTGCCAGTTTCGTCGCTTATGCCCAATTCCCAAGCCGACCCTAAGGGATGGCCGACTACACCAGATCGCTCCACTAGGTTCCGACGGCTACGGGTGCGCCACCCAGTTCCAGTGCCGCTTGTGCACGTGGTACTCCCTAAGGAACGTCGCCTTGTCATATGGACCGTGGCCGTCGAGGTCGAAGATGCGGAACTTGGCTCGCGCGAAAAAGGCGTACACGTCGCCCGGCGGCGCCTGGCCTCCAAACCCATGCTCGAAGACAACGATAGGTCGGCAGGCACGGATTAGGCGCTCCGCGCCGGCCAACACGAGATGCTCCGCACCCTCGACATCAATCTTGATCAGGTCAGGCGCATAGTCTGGTGGCAAGAAGTCGTCGAGGCTGACCACCGGAACTAGGATGTCTTCCGTCTTGGCGCCTCGGGGATAAGTTCGCGACAGTAGGCCACTGTAGCCTGGAGCGGTGCGGACGTACTTAAAGGTGGCGGTACCGCTGGTGGATGAGACTGCGGCCCTGCTAATCGTTACGCCCGGAAAGTCCAAGAGGAGGCGTTCATAGAACTCTGGAATGGGTTCGAAGGCATAGTGCCGTCCTTGCGGCGCACAGCGCTCCATCTCACGAAGAATGGCGCCAGTGTGCGCGCCGATGTCGATGCAGTTCGCATTCTCGCGCAAGACGAAAGCAAAGAGCATGCGCATGTGTATAGTGTCTAAATAGTCCCGGCGGCGAACTCGACTGGTCCGCGAGCGGACATACTTCAATTGATCGGCGATCCCAAGCCGGCGTGCGGCGCGATCTATCGACCGGACTAATGACATCCTTCCGCCATTAAGGCACGAGTCTATCCGCTTGGGCCACCTGATCAAGCCCATGCAAACGAGTCTTCGCTTTCTTTTGGCCTCGCGGCATCACCTAAATTCAAGTTGGGAATTGCGGCTTGTGCTGGTACGCCGGAGGAGAGGGTGAGGCCATTTGAGCTCAGACTAATGACCAGATCCTGGGCGAGGTCCCCGCTAGCCGTGAATCGCGTGCTCGTACCGGCGTTCCAGACTACTTCGAGCATGTCATTGAAGATCCCTGGCTGCTTCTGCCAGTAGATCGTCTCTGGGCCCAACTCGTGCAGCGGCCATGGGGTGTCGTATTCAAATATTGCTTCGCTTCTGCCTGCACAGCATGGGACGACGAGCCAACCGTCGAGGGTCCGCGTGCCAGCCGGGGCAGTTGGGTTCGGGATTAGGACCGCTGGCAGATTATCAGTCGTGGCAGACGCGCTAGCTGGAACATAAAGGCGCGTGTCGGCTATGTAGGTGACCCGGGCTTCCTCGCCGAGCGGTTCATTGTTTATTAACTCAACTAGAACCTTGTGGTGCAGTGTGCCACCGCTTCGTGTAAGTACCACCGTGTAATGGCGTTTGAGGAAGTAGTTCGCCTTGTTACCGTAGTAGTTGCTTTCAATCTCCATCATGTAATCCTGAGTGCCGGCCAGGTTAATGGATCCGGACCAGCCCACCCGGCTAATCTCGCCCTCAGCGCTGGGGTTGTCAAAGTACACTTGGAGATGCCTGTGAGCGGCGAGGTTACTGAGTGCCGTAATGACGGCGGGCCACTGATCGACTTGAAGGGCCGCTACACGCTTAATGAGCTGCCCTGCCATTGAGCTGACGATCCTCTTGTGATAGGCGTCAGCCGTAATGTCGCCTGGGAAAAGCTGGCTAATGAAATTACGACCCGTCACAGTTCCGAAACCATCAACGGTCACTGGGCCGGTTAGATCGAGCATCTTCGAAACCGTGTAATAGTCGATTGAAATGACACCATCTAGTCCATATCCAATACGCGGCTTGACGAAGGTTTCAGCCGTCTTGGCATTTGACTCAAAGTCGGGGTAGATGTTGGAATCGACGAAGCTCCAGCTGAGGTTAGGAGCCTTCTCGCGATAGGGATCTGGTAGCGGGATGAATCCGGCTTGGCCAGGTTGGGGGCGCGGATTGACGAGGTCATAAGCGTCGCCGCTTCGGATCACCGACAGCATGCCGTTCTCGGCCCGGATAAGACTGTATGTACCAATGAAACCGCCACCGGCCCGGAGCTCGGACGGGTTGACCTGCTCGACAAGGTAAGTGCGAGTTCCGTTACCGCCGAGCACCTCATGAAGGACTGGCACGAGGCGATCAAGTTCGCCGAGGCCGGCCAAACCTGACTCAATGCCATCACGTGCCCTGAGGAAGGTTGCCTTCTGGTCGGCGGGAACGACTGCGAGATCGACTTGCAAAGCACCGTTCTGGGCCCGTTGTAAGTCGCTGCGGACTTTGACTAGGGTGGGTTGGGCCTCGTCAACCACTGTCAAAATATTGCGGCCCCCTTGGCCTGCGTCGGTTGGCTTGATGAACTGACTGTCGAAGGCCGACAGGTCTTGGCCGGCGTCAGAGAGCGCTACCCCCATTTCAGCGATGCCGTCAACGGCCGCATGCCGGGATTGCGCCAGACTACCGGCTCCCGGCAGAAGCTCTAGGTCGTGCAGCAGCCGACTGTTGTCAGCGAGCTGGCTGGCAGCCAGGAATTTGCCTTTGGCGGCGACAAACTGAGCAACCGCTTCAGTAACCAGGCTGGCGTCGCGTTTGGTGCTGGCCTGTTTAAGGGCATTCTTGCCCACCTCCAGCTCGCGCTGCCCCGCTTGTAGATCTGCCGTAATCGCGGCCTGAAGCTTGTCGGCTCGGGGCTTCAGCGCGATGTAACCAACGGCGGTCCCAGCGCTGACTAATACCAGCAGGATCAGGATTGCGCCCGCCAGCAGCCGATGAGAGCGGAGCCGGCGGCGCCTTTTCGAGCGCACCCGCGGCAGTTTACCAGTCGCCCGTGCCCCCTCCATTTACCGCTAATTTCAACAGATACTTAAAACGCTGTAACCTGCTCCAACTCGGAGCTTAAGCCATGGCAGGGAGAAGGCAACTGAAGCCTGGTCGCGCACGTTGAGGGGATTTCGGGTTCAGCTGGCGCTGATCGTCGTTCTCGTGGCGGTCGTTGGCGCCCTCCTCCACCCTCTCGCCCTGCTGCTGGCGATCGCTCCCTTTGACACCAAGGGGCTGATTCGGTTCATGGAGGAGGTTCGGTCGGTTATCGCCGACTTCCTTGGCTGGGGAGTACTCAGCCTTCTGGCGGTGATGGTCCTCTTTGTCGTGAAGGGGCGCCTATCTCGTGGTTCCGAGCCAACCGCTGATCGAGCGGCTTCCGCTCTGGCGCGGCAGCCTCGAGCCACCGTCGCAATTACCGCCTACAACGACGCGCAGGCGACTGCTCAGGCGGTGCGGGACTTACTGCGCCAACCGTGCGTCGTCAAGGTTCTCGTCATCGACAACAACTCGAGCGATGGCACGGCTCGCACGGCCGCGGCCGCGGGAGCGCAGGTCATCACCGAGTCTCGCCAGGGCTATGGATACGCGTGTATCCGTGGCCTTGCTGAGGCTCTCGAGGTGGCCGATGCCGACGTCGTCATCCTCACCGAAGGAGATGGCACCTTCTTTGCCGACGACGTCGCCAAGTTTCTCGCATACATCGACCACGCCGACCTGGTGGTGGGTAACCGCGTGGTCAGGGGCCTCGTCGATTCCGATTCGCAGATGGACTACTTCTTCACCTGGGGCAATATGGCGGTCGCGATGCTGTTGCGGCTTCGGTTCTGGGATGGGCGGCATCTCGGGCCGGCCGGGCTCATGGACGTCGGATGCACCTTTCGCGCCATCCGCCGCCAGGCGCTGGAGCGAATCCTCCCCGACCTGGTCGTGGGCGGCAACCACTTCTCTCCGCACATGCTTCTCGTTGCCATGGCCCGCGGCCTCTCAGTCGTGGAGATCCCGATCCGGTTCCGGCGCCGGTTCGGGCCGTCGAAGGGAGCCAGCCAGAGTCTTGGGAAAGGGCTTCAGGTCGGCCTGGTCATGATCTGGCACATCATGACCTTCCGGCTCCGGCCCAGTCCCCGAACGGAGCCGGCGACGCGCGAATCGCGGTCCGAGCCGGCAGCAGCGGATGGACTGGCCACAGTCGACGAGCACGGGGTCGCGATCGTCAGCGATCGTACGTAGAGTGCGGTCAGATCGCTCGGCCCCTCACCCTAGCCCTCCCCCCGGCGGGGAGAGGGGATGGCGAGCAGAAGAACGCTCGGCCACTCGCCCCAGCCCTCTGTCCTTCGGGGAGGCGGGACTGTGGGCCGATGAACCCTCGGCCCCTCACCCGAGCCCTTTCCCCTTTGGGGAGTGGGGATTACGGGCAGACGACTCCTCGGCCACTCGCTCTGGCCCTCTGCCCTTCGGGGAGGCGGGACCACGCGCAGATGAACCCTCGGCCCCTCACCCTTGCCCTCTCCCTGCTGGGGAGAGGGGATCACGGGCAGAAGAAAAGTCGGCCGCTCGCCGTAGCCCTCTGCGACCACGGGCAGATGCCTCGAACCCTGACCCTAGCCATCTCCCCTTTGGGGAGAGGGGATTGCGGGCAGACGAATCCCCGGACCCTCACCCTGGCCCACTCCCTTTCAGGGGGAGGGGGCTGCGGGTACTTTTCTTTGCCACCAGGGATTGGTATCACCCGGCCACTACCGGGGGCGACATCACGATGTGGGAGCACGCGCGCTACGTGGCTTCAGTCGGGCACGAGGTCACCTTCCTGACGGCCGGCTATGCCGGTGCCGCGCGCGAGGAGACGCGGGACGGCATCCATGTAGTCCGTCTCGGGGGTATCCACTGGCTTTGGCTGCGGACGTTCCTCTATTACGCGGCCAAGGGGCGCGGCCGGTATGACCTCGTCATTGCTGAGGGGTTCGGTGGTAGCCGCATTCCTCGCATGGCGCCGCTCTATGTGAGGGAGCCGATCATCACCGAGTGGCACCAGATCCATCGGGACCTGTTTGCGATCCAGTATCCGAAGCTGCTCAACGGTCCCCTGAACCTTCTCGAGCGGGTCACCGCGCGGGTGCATCGGAACACCCTTGTGCGCGCGGGGACCGAGGAGTGGCGCCGGGCGTTTCCCAGCATCGGCTTCAAGCCTGAGAACGTGTTTCTGCTTCCGGTGAGCATTCGGGACGAGTGGCTGAGTTCTGCTCACTTTTCCTCCACGCCCCTCACCCCAACCCTCTCCCCTATGGGGAGAGGGGGCGCTACTTCCCCCACCTTTCTCTGGCTGGGCAAGTTGCGGCGCTACAAGTGTCCCGATCATGCGGTTCGGGCCATGGTGGAGGTGGTCAAGCGCGTGCCTTCGGCCAAGCTGGTCCTTGCGATTCGCCGTGATGACTTGAAGTACGAGGCGCAGCTTCATTCACTTGTGACGGGGCTTGGGCTTGGGGAGCACGTGGAGTTTCGCCTCAACGTGAGCGAGGCCGAAAAGCGCGATTTGCTGCGTTCCGTCCGTGCCCTTGTTGTGCCTTCCGCCGTGGAGGGGTTTGGGATCGTGGTGCTCGAGGCCAACGCCTG
Proteins encoded in this region:
- a CDS encoding class I SAM-dependent methyltransferase produces the protein MSGRRSNCAVCGGSARVWFNEFRKCTSCGFAWMSDMPSSSQLDDFYRDNPLDPEWDSFISTAEWPSNFYEHRLRRIERFVSPGALLDVGVGFGRFLEVAHSRWPRVVGLDITPRVVEYVLRNRGLKVDLGVLRDLRYGSSTFDCIHMKDVIEHMPDAMENLAECARIARPGAVLVIETLNIDSIYARARGAAYRGFVPGHVAFFGPRSIRTALERTGFKLMKLYAGDEIPLKNYSRLRPKRMIAKRVAKRIHFGELYFASFVAYAQFPSRP
- a CDS encoding glycosyltransferase family 2 protein, whose amino-acid sequence is MRGFRVQLALIVVLVAVVGALLHPLALLLAIAPFDTKGLIRFMEEVRSVIADFLGWGVLSLLAVMVLFVVKGRLSRGSEPTADRAASALARQPRATVAITAYNDAQATAQAVRDLLRQPCVVKVLVIDNNSSDGTARTAAAAGAQVITESRQGYGYACIRGLAEALEVADADVVILTEGDGTFFADDVAKFLAYIDHADLVVGNRVVRGLVDSDSQMDYFFTWGNMAVAMLLRLRFWDGRHLGPAGLMDVGCTFRAIRRQALERILPDLVVGGNHFSPHMLLVAMARGLSVVEIPIRFRRRFGPSKGASQSLGKGLQVGLVMIWHIMTFRLRPSPRTEPATRESRSEPAAADGLATVDEHGVAIVSDRT
- a CDS encoding glycosyltransferase, which translates into the protein MDWPQSTSTGSRSSAIVRRVRSDRSAPHPSPPPGGERGWRAEERSATRPSPLSFGEAGLWADEPSAPHPSPFPFGEWGLRADDSSATRSGPLPFGEAGPRADEPSAPHPCPLPAGERGSRAEEKSAARRSPLRPRADASNPDPSHLPFGERGLRADESPDPHPGPLPFRGRGLRVLFFATRDWYHPATTGGDITMWEHARYVASVGHEVTFLTAGYAGAAREETRDGIHVVRLGGIHWLWLRTFLYYAAKGRGRYDLVIAEGFGGSRIPRMAPLYVREPIITEWHQIHRDLFAIQYPKLLNGPLNLLERVTARVHRNTLVRAGTEEWRRAFPSIGFKPENVFLLPVSIRDEWLSSAHFSSTPLTPTLSPMGRGGATSPTFLWLGKLRRYKCPDHAVRAMVEVVKRVPSAKLVLAIRRDDLKYEAQLHSLVTGLGLGEHVEFRLNVSEAEKRDLLRSVRALVVPSAVEGFGIVVLEANACGVPVIASSGVPEGAVEGGVNGLRYPFGDVKALGDRMVQIFEDESLHSRLSRNALERVADFSWSRVGARFEQIAVAAAARRQPDHVAQS
- a CDS encoding DUF4012 domain-containing protein, with translation MEGARATGKLPRVRSKRRRRLRSHRLLAGAILILLVLVSAGTAVGYIALKPRADKLQAAITADLQAGQRELEVGKNALKQASTKRDASLVTEAVAQFVAAKGKFLAASQLADNSRLLHDLELLPGAGSLAQSRHAAVDGIAEMGVALSDAGQDLSAFDSQFIKPTDAGQGGRNILTVVDEAQPTLVKVRSDLQRAQNGALQVDLAVVPADQKATFLRARDGIESGLAGLGELDRLVPVLHEVLGGNGTRTYLVEQVNPSELRAGGGFIGTYSLIRAENGMLSVIRSGDAYDLVNPRPQPGQAGFIPLPDPYREKAPNLSWSFVDSNIYPDFESNAKTAETFVKPRIGYGLDGVISIDYYTVSKMLDLTGPVTVDGFGTVTGRNFISQLFPGDITADAYHKRIVSSMAGQLIKRVAALQVDQWPAVITALSNLAAHRHLQVYFDNPSAEGEISRVGWSGSINLAGTQDYMMEIESNYYGNKANYFLKRHYTVVLTRSGGTLHHKVLVELINNEPLGEEARVTYIADTRLYVPASASATTDNLPAVLIPNPTAPAGTRTLDGWLVVPCCAGRSEAIFEYDTPWPLHELGPETIYWQKQPGIFNDMLEVVWNAGTSTRFTASGDLAQDLVISLSSNGLTLSSGVPAQAAIPNLNLGDAARPKESEDSFAWA
- a CDS encoding FkbM family methyltransferase, producing MGLIRWPKRIDSCLNGGRMSLVRSIDRAARRLGIADQLKYVRSRTSRVRRRDYLDTIHMRMLFAFVLRENANCIDIGAHTGAILREMERCAPQGRHYAFEPIPEFYERLLLDFPGVTISRAAVSSTSGTATFKYVRTAPGYSGLLSRTYPRGAKTEDILVPVVSLDDFLPPDYAPDLIKIDVEGAEHLVLAGAERLIRACRPIVVFEHGFGGQAPPGDVYAFFARAKFRIFDLDGHGPYDKATFLREYHVHKRHWNWVAHP